A single region of the Terriglobia bacterium genome encodes:
- a CDS encoding amidohydrolase has protein sequence MGKQNAGVDLILTGGRIWTENPAQPEVEAIAISGSKIVAVGSGADIDGLRSGSTRVIQLHGRRVVPGFNDAHVHFYYGGASLTSVQLRSAKSKEEFRDRIAKFAQGIAKGEWILLGEWDPQAWTPPGLPTHELIDDVTPDNPVFVNQVDAHTMLANSVAMKLGRVDRNTPDMAGGVIGRHPDGRPNGIFIDSAKSLIERAIPPLTIRQMMTSLQAAQAHAFRFGVTSVQDMGFVVPIIQQRTIDLFQSYQRLHKNGDLKIRVALHTPLPLWKILANIGVLAAFGNETLQIGGLKGFADGSLGSSTAWFLQPYTDNPENCGGPSDELTDPNGMYATMLGGDSAGLQLAIHAIGDRGIKMILDFFERIESSNGPRDRRFRIEHAQHVHPPDFARFSKMRVVASMQPYHCIDDGRWACGRIGAERAKGAWPTRSLLDAGVRLAFGSDWWVAPIDPLAGIHAATTRRPIDGSHPEGWVPEQKISVKEAVHAYTVGSAFASFQDHVKGSLEPGKLADMAVLSKDIFNIPAEDIAQVKVDMTIAGGEVVFDRN, from the coding sequence ATGGGAAAACAAAACGCTGGCGTTGACCTCATCTTGACCGGCGGCAGGATCTGGACGGAAAACCCCGCACAACCAGAAGTTGAAGCCATTGCGATTTCCGGCAGCAAGATCGTCGCAGTTGGAAGTGGTGCGGATATCGATGGGTTGCGAAGTGGGAGTACGCGGGTGATCCAACTGCACGGACGGCGCGTGGTCCCTGGATTCAACGATGCGCATGTGCACTTTTACTACGGTGGAGCCTCGCTTACGAGCGTGCAACTCCGGTCGGCAAAGAGTAAGGAAGAATTTCGCGACCGCATCGCCAAGTTCGCACAAGGAATCGCCAAAGGAGAGTGGATCCTGCTGGGTGAGTGGGATCCGCAGGCTTGGACGCCGCCGGGCCTGCCGACGCACGAACTGATCGACGACGTTACCCCGGACAATCCCGTATTCGTGAATCAAGTGGACGCCCACACGATGCTGGCGAATTCCGTGGCCATGAAGCTGGGCAGGGTGGATCGAAACACTCCCGACATGGCTGGCGGAGTCATCGGGCGACATCCAGATGGCAGGCCCAATGGCATCTTCATCGATTCCGCCAAGAGCCTGATCGAACGAGCGATTCCACCGCTCACGATCCGGCAGATGATGACCTCGTTGCAGGCAGCACAAGCGCACGCGTTTCGGTTTGGCGTGACCAGCGTTCAGGACATGGGATTCGTCGTACCGATTATCCAGCAGCGGACCATCGATCTGTTTCAGTCTTACCAGCGACTACATAAGAATGGTGATCTCAAGATTCGTGTAGCTCTGCACACTCCATTACCACTGTGGAAAATATTGGCGAACATTGGGGTCCTTGCGGCATTCGGTAACGAAACCCTGCAGATAGGCGGTCTGAAAGGGTTCGCAGATGGATCGCTTGGCTCCAGCACCGCCTGGTTTCTTCAACCCTATACCGACAATCCCGAAAATTGCGGCGGACCTAGCGATGAATTGACTGATCCGAACGGAATGTACGCGACGATGCTCGGGGGCGATTCGGCCGGCTTGCAGTTGGCAATTCATGCCATCGGTGATCGCGGGATCAAGATGATCCTGGATTTCTTCGAAAGGATCGAGTCGTCGAACGGACCGCGTGATCGGAGATTCCGGATCGAGCATGCCCAGCATGTCCATCCGCCCGACTTCGCCCGCTTCTCGAAGATGCGCGTAGTTGCCTCCATGCAGCCATACCACTGCATCGACGATGGCCGTTGGGCCTGTGGCCGGATCGGTGCTGAACGGGCTAAGGGGGCATGGCCAACGCGGTCGCTGCTGGACGCAGGTGTCCGCCTGGCTTTTGGCTCAGACTGGTGGGTAGCGCCAATTGATCCGCTTGCCGGGATCCACGCAGCGACAACGCGCAGGCCAATCGACGGGAGTCATCCAGAAGGTTGGGTGCCGGAACAGAAGATCTCCGTCAAAGAGGCGGTACACGCATATACCGTAGGCTCAGCATTCGCCTCCTTCCAGGACCACGTAAAGGGCTCACTCGAGCCCGGTAAGCTCGCTGATATGGCCGTGCTATCGAAAGACATCTTCAATATACCTGCCGAAGACATTGCGCAAGTGAAAGTCGACATGACGATTGCTGGCGGAGAAGTTGTGTTCGACCGTAACTGA
- a CDS encoding FMN-binding negative transcriptional regulator, whose product MFVRPCWKPHSCEELFAFIDAYPWALLINNGADGPLATNLPLLLDRSRGSNGTLVGHIARANEHSRILKNVDTPTLAIFQGPYSFVSGSWYPNRDMPSTYYYTAVHCYGRIRLQTESELEHWVGVLTNRFESEFPNGWKMTDVPYSDITRRLPSISGFELEIERMEGKFKLGQDEPKKDAMAVCTRLEQSPDPSLRELASLVRRYNSDREEK is encoded by the coding sequence ATGTTTGTTCGCCCTTGCTGGAAACCTCATAGTTGCGAAGAACTGTTCGCATTTATCGATGCCTATCCCTGGGCCCTGCTTATAAATAATGGTGCGGACGGCCCGCTCGCGACGAATTTGCCTCTCTTGCTCGATCGTTCCCGGGGATCGAATGGCACGCTCGTCGGCCACATTGCCCGGGCTAACGAGCATTCGCGGATATTGAAGAATGTCGATACGCCAACCCTCGCAATCTTTCAAGGCCCATACAGTTTCGTTTCCGGTTCTTGGTATCCCAACCGTGATATGCCGTCGACCTACTACTACACGGCAGTGCATTGTTACGGGCGGATTCGGTTGCAGACTGAAAGCGAATTGGAGCATTGGGTTGGCGTTCTGACGAACCGCTTTGAGTCTGAGTTTCCGAACGGGTGGAAGATGACGGATGTCCCTTACTCTGACATCACTCGCCGGTTACCCTCGATTTCCGGATTTGAACTGGAGATCGAAAGGATGGAAGGAAAGTTCAAGCTCGGACAAGACGAACCCAAGAAAGACGCAATGGCAGTGTGCACGCGTCTCGAACAAAGCCCCGATCCCTCACTTCGAGAACTCGCATCCCTCGTACGCCGCTATAACAGTGATCGGGAAGAGAAGTGA
- a CDS encoding carboxypeptidase regulatory-like domain-containing protein yields MKRSAELLSLLLFLFVCLCLPPVLLGQTETGSIAGQVRDPQGAAVPGADVKITNTATGVTVAAKTNGTGNYYFPSLRPSNYKISVTAAGFKESVLNVEVHVQDRLSENISLALGASSETVNVNASAQEVDTSSSVSTEVSRSFIENMPLNGRSFQALIDLTPGSVTAKSYYSGIGQFSVDGQRTDANYFSIDGVSANVGITQGSNVYLGAAGAGAAQATSNNGGYNNMVSVDALQEYKIQTSTFAPEYGRTPGAQLSIVTKSGTNNLHGSLFEYLRNDVFDSRDYFARVNHLAKPAEKQNDFGGTLGGPIIKNKLFFFFSYEGLRLRVPFTRTEIVPSTYARQNAIAAVQPLFNAYPLPTKNDVPGVYTADAIMTFSNPSTLNATSLRLDYNVTPKLTVFLRGDDGPSNGSQHGAFDFYSRSTLSTTISNVATITGGATYVFNNRLVNDLRVNLSQAKGATVVTPTDFAGAVAPSDAYLFSTNPNYNIKNSVFSLYMFDGSTGWYVGNDATNHQRQFNIVDSVSFSKANHNMKFGVDYRRLSPTNGYRPWDIGYVATSFADLAQGNIYYASIDGYDTSELRPIFTNLSFYAQDDWRATSRLTFTYGLRWDYDPPPSENSGHPFYTVLNLNDPANVQVAPKGTPLWQPNKKNFAPRLGVAYTVRNTAGRELVLRGGWGLFYGLGNQQGAQGTLGFPYGRTKYLYGVSSGFGTYTFPISPADGTAPPFTDTPVSAFMFAFDPHLKDPRVYQWNVTAEQSLGSSRSLTVSYVGNKSNDLLRREMLTPDMGGNAAFSYLDVVTNDGWSNYNALQTQFRQRPWQGLQVIASYTWSHAIDNGSSVNLPNPYYTVYSPNLDRGNSDFDMRHNFSAAVSYDIPTAQRSALLKGLTSGWAIDSLFRANSSVPVNVTTGVLPAFGLWWNADAGNQRPNIVPGQPFYLHGSQYPGGKIFNAAAFSTPSDSFTQGDLPRNKLRGFGAWQEDMAVRRTFKLTERLNLLFRAEAFNLFNHSNFGDPGAQSDGTNHLNSPNFGYSTQVLSNSLGTGGADGGFSSLYQIGAPRSLQFALKLQF; encoded by the coding sequence GTGAAGCGATCCGCCGAATTACTCTCACTATTGCTGTTTCTATTCGTGTGTTTGTGCTTGCCTCCGGTGCTGTTGGGACAGACTGAGACCGGAAGCATCGCAGGCCAGGTCCGAGATCCCCAGGGAGCGGCTGTTCCCGGTGCGGATGTGAAGATCACCAATACCGCTACGGGTGTTACGGTTGCAGCGAAGACGAATGGAACTGGAAACTACTACTTTCCCAGTCTTCGTCCCAGCAATTACAAGATCTCGGTAACAGCAGCGGGTTTCAAGGAGAGCGTGTTGAATGTGGAAGTGCACGTGCAGGATCGGCTCTCGGAGAATATATCGCTTGCGCTCGGGGCAAGTTCGGAGACGGTGAACGTCAATGCATCGGCCCAAGAGGTTGACACATCCAGTTCCGTCTCCACCGAAGTTTCACGTTCCTTCATCGAGAACATGCCATTGAACGGACGTAGCTTCCAGGCACTCATCGACCTCACTCCTGGAAGCGTCACGGCGAAGTCTTATTACAGTGGCATCGGCCAGTTTAGCGTCGATGGCCAGCGCACAGACGCGAACTACTTCTCGATCGACGGCGTGAGTGCCAACGTGGGCATCACGCAGGGCAGCAACGTATATCTCGGCGCAGCCGGCGCCGGCGCCGCCCAGGCGACCAGCAACAACGGCGGCTACAACAACATGGTGTCTGTGGACGCGCTGCAGGAATACAAGATCCAAACGTCGACGTTTGCCCCGGAATACGGCCGGACCCCCGGCGCACAACTCTCGATTGTGACCAAGTCGGGAACCAACAACCTGCACGGAAGCCTTTTTGAGTACCTCCGAAATGATGTGTTCGATTCGAGGGACTACTTCGCCCGGGTGAATCATCTCGCTAAGCCGGCCGAAAAGCAGAACGACTTCGGCGGAACCCTGGGTGGCCCGATCATCAAGAACAAGCTGTTCTTCTTCTTCTCGTATGAAGGATTGCGGCTGAGGGTACCATTTACGCGCACCGAAATCGTTCCGTCCACCTACGCTCGGCAGAACGCCATTGCGGCGGTTCAGCCATTGTTTAACGCCTATCCGTTGCCTACGAAAAATGATGTGCCGGGTGTTTACACGGCGGATGCCATCATGACGTTCTCCAATCCCTCCACCCTCAATGCAACGAGTCTGAGGCTGGACTACAACGTCACACCCAAGCTAACCGTCTTCCTTAGGGGAGACGACGGTCCATCGAACGGTTCGCAACATGGAGCGTTTGACTTCTATTCAAGATCAACGCTGAGCACTACGATTTCGAACGTTGCAACGATTACGGGCGGCGCTACCTACGTATTTAACAACCGCCTGGTGAACGATCTTCGCGTCAACTTGAGCCAGGCGAAGGGTGCGACTGTGGTTACGCCCACGGACTTTGCCGGTGCAGTGGCGCCATCGGATGCTTATCTGTTCTCGACCAATCCCAACTACAACATCAAGAACTCCGTGTTCAGCCTCTATATGTTCGACGGAAGCACGGGGTGGTATGTCGGCAACGACGCGACAAACCATCAGCGGCAGTTCAACATCGTTGACTCCGTTAGCTTTTCCAAAGCCAATCACAACATGAAGTTCGGCGTGGATTACCGCCGTCTGTCTCCAACCAATGGGTATCGTCCGTGGGATATCGGCTATGTCGCGACCTCTTTCGCGGACCTCGCTCAAGGCAATATCTACTACGCCTCGATCGACGGGTACGATACTTCAGAGCTTCGGCCGATATTTACCAATCTCTCTTTCTACGCGCAGGATGACTGGAGGGCAACCAGCAGGCTGACTTTTACCTATGGGCTCCGCTGGGACTATGACCCGCCGCCATCGGAAAATAGCGGGCACCCGTTTTATACCGTGCTCAATCTGAACGATCCGGCTAATGTTCAAGTAGCCCCGAAGGGGACCCCTCTGTGGCAGCCGAACAAGAAGAACTTCGCCCCGCGGCTCGGTGTCGCCTACACGGTACGGAATACTGCCGGAAGGGAACTGGTTCTCCGTGGCGGCTGGGGACTCTTCTACGGATTGGGCAATCAGCAGGGAGCACAGGGAACCTTGGGCTTCCCTTACGGACGGACGAAGTATCTATATGGAGTCAGCAGCGGCTTCGGAACGTACACATTCCCGATCAGTCCGGCCGATGGCACAGCACCTCCGTTCACAGATACTCCTGTGTCGGCCTTCATGTTCGCGTTTGATCCGCATCTGAAGGATCCGAGAGTGTATCAGTGGAATGTGACGGCTGAGCAATCACTCGGGTCATCGCGCTCTTTGACGGTCAGCTACGTAGGAAACAAGAGTAACGATTTGCTTCGCCGGGAAATGTTAACTCCCGACATGGGCGGAAATGCAGCCTTCAGCTACTTGGACGTGGTCACAAATGACGGCTGGTCTAACTACAATGCTTTGCAAACCCAGTTTAGGCAGCGCCCATGGCAGGGACTTCAAGTCATCGCTTCCTATACCTGGTCGCATGCGATCGACAACGGGTCAAGCGTTAATCTTCCGAATCCCTACTATACGGTTTACAGTCCTAACCTCGATCGGGGCAATTCCGATTTCGACATGCGGCACAACTTCTCTGCCGCAGTAAGCTATGACATACCTACCGCCCAGCGAAGTGCACTGCTGAAGGGCCTGACCAGCGGCTGGGCAATCGACAGTCTGTTCCGGGCGAACTCATCGGTTCCCGTAAACGTCACCACGGGTGTGCTTCCCGCCTTCGGTCTGTGGTGGAACGCAGATGCCGGAAACCAGCGACCGAACATCGTCCCCGGGCAGCCTTTCTATCTCCATGGTTCCCAGTATCCGGGCGGCAAGATATTCAATGCGGCGGCATTTTCAACGCCTTCGGATTCCTTCACGCAGGGCGACCTGCCTCGCAATAAACTGCGTGGCTTCGGCGCCTGGCAGGAGGACATGGCGGTTCGCCGGACCTTCAAGCTGACCGAAAGACTGAACCTGTTGTTCCGTGCGGAAGCGTTCAACCTCTTCAATCACTCGAACTTTGGTGATCCGGGTGCGCAGTCGGATGGCACCAACCATCTCAACAGCCCGAATTTCGGTTATTCAACGCAGGTTCTTTCTAACAGCTTGGGGACAGGTGGTGCCGATGGTGGATTCAGCAGTCTCTACCAGATTGGCGCGCCGAGATCCCTGCAGTTCGCGTTGAAACTTCAGTTCTAA
- a CDS encoding histidine kinase, whose product MQKTPEQWLEETTPSKKRGLFKLFLGYAPGVGKTYNMLSEGIRRHSRGEDVVVGVVETHGRAGIADLVKRLEIVPRKQLEYKGATFDEMDVDVILARKPQVALVDELAHTNIDGSKHRKRYEDVLELLDSNIDVISTMNVQHVESVTPLVGRITGVVVRETVPDWVMQRVDEVVLTDLTPQALQNRMKRGDIYPVDRAERALANFFRPGNLIALREIALQQVSQVVDRSLESYLEKEHVEQRAPITERFAVCISSNPAAQYLMGRAARMAQRIGAEFYVIYIDIGVDDTPDNRRTLSENIRFAENLGAQIIKTKGGNVAEEVAKIVKEKHITQVVFGRSAVKGWKRYLYWSAIHRFLRDAPAVDVHIVTQEPR is encoded by the coding sequence ATGCAAAAGACACCGGAACAGTGGCTGGAAGAAACCACGCCCTCCAAGAAACGTGGGCTCTTTAAACTTTTTCTTGGCTACGCTCCTGGTGTGGGCAAAACCTACAATATGCTCAGCGAGGGCATCCGCCGCCACAGCCGTGGCGAGGACGTCGTCGTTGGTGTCGTTGAAACCCACGGTCGGGCTGGCATTGCAGACTTGGTCAAGCGCCTTGAGATCGTCCCCCGGAAGCAACTGGAGTACAAGGGAGCCACATTCGACGAAATGGATGTGGACGTAATTCTGGCGCGCAAGCCTCAAGTCGCGCTCGTCGATGAACTGGCGCATACCAACATTGATGGCAGTAAGCACCGGAAGCGATACGAAGACGTTCTCGAGTTACTTGATTCCAACATCGATGTGATATCCACGATGAATGTCCAGCACGTTGAGAGTGTTACTCCTCTCGTGGGCCGCATCACGGGAGTTGTCGTGCGCGAGACTGTGCCGGATTGGGTGATGCAGCGTGTCGATGAGGTAGTTCTCACCGACTTGACGCCGCAGGCACTGCAGAACCGGATGAAGCGTGGGGATATCTATCCGGTGGATCGAGCGGAACGGGCGCTGGCGAACTTCTTCCGCCCCGGCAACTTGATCGCGCTCCGTGAAATTGCTTTACAACAAGTGAGCCAGGTTGTGGATCGCAGCCTTGAGTCCTACCTTGAAAAAGAACATGTAGAGCAACGAGCGCCGATAACGGAGAGGTTCGCAGTATGTATCAGTTCGAATCCGGCGGCTCAGTACTTGATGGGCCGGGCAGCACGGATGGCGCAACGGATTGGTGCTGAGTTCTACGTGATCTACATCGATATCGGCGTCGATGACACTCCCGATAATCGTCGTACGCTCAGTGAAAACATCCGGTTCGCCGAGAATCTTGGTGCGCAGATCATAAAGACAAAGGGTGGGAACGTCGCGGAAGAGGTTGCAAAGATTGTGAAGGAAAAGCACATTACGCAAGTTGTGTTTGGCCGTTCAGCAGTGAAAGGATGGAAAAGGTACCTGTACTGGTCGGCAATCCACAGGTTTCTCCGAGACGCGCCCGCCGTTGACGTTCACATAGTAACGCAGGAGCCTCGCTAG
- a CDS encoding amino acid permease — MEPNQDKSRIQETSGALLRQLGMLDSAALVMGVIIGSGIFLVPGSIAREVPPLSAVIAVWLVGGFLSVLGGLALAELGASLPNAGGLYIYIERAYGRFAGFVYGWMGLAIINSGSVATMAVGAGTYVASVAHLSLVQQKVFQVAVLLFFTTINCLGVTLGKWVQNVLTSIKFGGLLVMTVFLFLHGHWTNLTGSFWPTPGQFKFSAFGIALIAVLWAYDGWHTLSFVAGEVKNPTRNIPASLILGTLACMSIYVLANVAYYSVLNPAAIRSSDHVAAIAVSTAWGSKAAMVLTVLISLSILGAINGSTFATPRATLAMANDGLFFRVFGRVNKKYHTPVTALIAHGIWAAILTLLGTFQELFTAVIFTAWIFYGLSVLAVIVLRVREPQLPRPYRCPWYPIAPSLFVCATLWIVGNTIISDFKHALSGLILLALSIPLYWFFKLLDRNRNTRLDQRASSTS, encoded by the coding sequence ATGGAACCGAACCAAGACAAGTCACGCATCCAGGAAACGTCAGGAGCGCTGCTCCGGCAGCTTGGAATGCTGGACTCTGCCGCACTGGTGATGGGCGTCATCATCGGTTCCGGGATCTTCCTCGTGCCCGGGAGTATTGCACGCGAGGTCCCGCCCCTGTCAGCCGTGATTGCGGTATGGCTGGTCGGAGGTTTTCTCAGCGTCCTCGGTGGTTTGGCATTGGCCGAATTGGGCGCGAGCCTTCCGAACGCCGGCGGCCTTTATATATACATTGAGAGGGCCTACGGCCGTTTCGCCGGTTTTGTCTATGGCTGGATGGGGCTGGCCATCATCAACAGCGGAAGTGTCGCAACCATGGCCGTGGGCGCGGGAACTTATGTCGCAAGTGTCGCGCACCTTTCCTTGGTTCAACAGAAGGTCTTCCAGGTTGCGGTTCTCCTGTTCTTCACGACCATTAATTGTCTTGGCGTGACGCTCGGCAAGTGGGTTCAGAACGTTCTTACATCGATCAAATTCGGTGGCCTCCTGGTCATGACGGTCTTCCTGTTCCTGCATGGGCACTGGACGAACCTGACGGGCAGTTTCTGGCCGACTCCAGGACAATTTAAGTTTTCGGCGTTTGGAATAGCGTTGATTGCGGTCCTTTGGGCCTACGATGGCTGGCATACGTTGTCATTCGTGGCAGGCGAGGTTAAGAACCCGACTCGAAACATTCCGGCGAGCCTTATCTTGGGCACTCTCGCGTGCATGAGCATCTACGTACTCGCCAACGTCGCTTATTATTCGGTGTTGAACCCCGCCGCAATTCGTTCCAGTGATCACGTTGCGGCTATCGCGGTCTCTACGGCGTGGGGCAGCAAAGCCGCAATGGTTCTGACCGTACTGATTTCTCTTTCGATCCTCGGAGCCATCAACGGTTCGACCTTCGCTACGCCGCGCGCGACACTCGCCATGGCGAATGACGGACTCTTCTTCCGAGTATTCGGGCGCGTTAACAAGAAATATCACACGCCGGTGACCGCACTGATCGCGCATGGGATTTGGGCGGCGATTCTCACGCTGCTGGGAACCTTCCAGGAACTGTTTACTGCGGTGATTTTCACGGCGTGGATCTTCTATGGCCTATCGGTGCTGGCCGTCATTGTACTCAGGGTGAGAGAACCACAGCTTCCGCGTCCGTATCGCTGTCCGTGGTATCCGATCGCACCGTCGCTTTTTGTCTGTGCTACTCTCTGGATCGTGGGGAACACGATCATCTCTGACTTCAAGCACGCGCTTTCAGGACTCATTCTGCTCGCCCTTTCAATACCGTTGTATTGGTTCTTCAAGTTGTTGGATCGGAATAGAAACACGCGCCTCGACCAACGTGCCAGTTCTACCAGTTAA
- a CDS encoding DUF4118 domain-containing protein codes for MKPRRSSPLRFTLGVLIIAIIVVVYRYFIHLNPTTVGFTLLLAVLVISAAWGLRYAVAISILATIAYNFFFFPPVGTLTISDPQNWVALGTFLITAVIASELAERARREAQTANRRREELEHLYTFSQQMLTAENVLTLVNSIPQNIASTFSATAVGVFLPERRKVYYSDIAAQGLIGEDDLKLVADRGEPSSESSRGALIIPLRVGVRSVGALGIVGADLERQTLDAVGSLVAISIERAGAVEKLAHAEANRESERLRSVLLDSVTHDFRTPLTSIKASAEALLGDTDLGEDARRELLTVINEESDRLNRLVGEAAEMAQLDAGAVELQREPCHITEAIDAAVAASKNAISKHAVTVVAESSLPAVNMDLRRISEVLSQLLDNAAKYSPEGTRITITSEVQKRKLVTSVADQGPGIEAIDQSMIFDKFYRGRGRRSTIQGTGMGLAIAKALVEAHGGTISLVSQLGRGSVFSFSLPLEPR; via the coding sequence ATGAAACCACGCCGTAGTTCGCCACTGCGCTTTACGCTGGGCGTGCTCATCATCGCCATCATAGTCGTGGTTTACAGGTACTTCATACACCTGAATCCGACAACGGTGGGATTCACACTTCTTCTTGCTGTACTTGTCATTTCCGCCGCATGGGGTCTCAGATATGCTGTCGCAATTTCGATCCTCGCAACGATTGCTTACAACTTCTTCTTCTTCCCACCAGTTGGCACTTTAACCATTTCGGATCCTCAGAACTGGGTAGCACTAGGGACGTTCCTGATAACCGCCGTTATTGCCAGCGAGCTTGCGGAACGCGCGCGACGCGAAGCCCAGACCGCCAACCGTCGCAGGGAGGAATTGGAACACCTCTACACGTTCAGTCAGCAGATGCTCACCGCAGAAAATGTGCTTACCCTGGTTAACAGTATTCCCCAGAACATCGCTTCAACATTTTCAGCTACCGCGGTCGGAGTGTTTCTTCCGGAGAGAAGGAAGGTTTACTACTCCGACATAGCTGCCCAGGGTTTGATTGGCGAGGACGACTTGAAACTGGTTGCGGATCGAGGGGAGCCTTCATCAGAGTCCAGTCGCGGCGCGCTGATCATTCCATTGCGGGTTGGTGTTCGAAGTGTCGGAGCTCTCGGGATTGTCGGGGCCGATCTCGAGCGCCAGACGTTGGACGCCGTTGGCAGCCTGGTGGCAATCTCGATCGAAAGAGCGGGGGCAGTCGAGAAACTCGCACACGCTGAAGCAAATCGCGAAAGTGAACGGCTGCGATCCGTCCTGCTTGATTCGGTAACGCATGATTTCAGAACACCTCTGACCTCAATTAAGGCGTCAGCAGAGGCTCTACTGGGAGACACAGACCTTGGAGAAGACGCACGCCGTGAGCTCCTGACCGTCATTAACGAGGAGAGCGATCGGCTGAATCGTCTCGTGGGCGAAGCGGCGGAAATGGCACAACTGGATGCCGGCGCCGTTGAACTCCAACGTGAGCCGTGCCACATAACCGAAGCCATAGATGCGGCCGTGGCGGCTTCGAAGAATGCAATCTCGAAGCATGCGGTCACAGTTGTTGCCGAAAGTTCACTTCCTGCGGTGAATATGGATTTGCGCCGCATCAGCGAGGTGCTCTCGCAACTCCTGGACAATGCAGCGAAGTACTCGCCGGAGGGAACAAGAATCACGATCACGAGCGAAGTACAGAAACGAAAGCTCGTGACCAGCGTTGCTGACCAGGGTCCCGGCATCGAGGCAATTGACCAAAGCATGATCTTCGACAAGTTTTATCGCGGTCGCGGACGACGCTCGACAATTCAAGGGACGGGAATGGGGCTTGCGATAGCCAAGGCGCTCGTCGAAGCACACGGGGGGACGATCAGTCTCGTGAGCCAACTCGGGCGGGGGTCTGTGTTTTCGTTTTCATTGCCACTCGAGCCTCGCTGA
- a CDS encoding PLP-dependent aminotransferase family protein: MRILEGIWLDRDAKLTLQEQLVRQIKQYVQQGRLSPGEAMPSSRELAHELKLSRNTVVYAYDRLEAEGYLEVQARSGVFISPSILLSPHSKWPEKAKAAPQRRQPRPAAMRLPAPFRPCQPDVNLFPLPIWNRFRGRVLRHQGRALLHYQAACISGVPALRETLASYLRDSRGVQCDWRQVVITSGSQQALFILAKILLNSGDRVYLEDPGYVEARLAWHSAGARIHPGVVDEEGLTLPTGHMDEFSLAYMTPSRQFPTGISMSLPRRLAWIDFAARTRTWIIEDDYDSELRYHAQPLPSLQSLDRNNRVIYVGTFSKLLFPSLRLGYVVVPEKLLDAFEEIKHLIDDHLPLVDQATLAVFLESGAFFSHIRRCRRVYAERQSMFLDMFRKSDLPFDFRHVDGGMNLIGHLPPGTDDAKWSEKLRAAEFDVPPISHYSIKHGDPGLIFGFTAFDANTIRSSFDRMTKVLRSVS; encoded by the coding sequence ATGCGGATATTGGAAGGCATTTGGCTGGACCGCGACGCGAAGCTGACGCTGCAAGAGCAACTAGTGCGCCAGATCAAACAGTACGTCCAGCAGGGCCGCTTGTCGCCCGGTGAGGCAATGCCGTCCTCGCGCGAACTCGCACACGAATTGAAGCTATCTCGGAATACGGTGGTATATGCCTATGATCGTTTGGAAGCAGAGGGATACCTGGAGGTTCAGGCCAGATCGGGAGTCTTCATAAGTCCATCGATCCTGCTGTCCCCACATTCGAAATGGCCTGAAAAAGCAAAGGCAGCCCCTCAGAGACGGCAACCCCGTCCCGCGGCGATGCGATTGCCCGCTCCCTTTCGGCCGTGTCAGCCGGACGTCAATCTCTTTCCACTTCCAATCTGGAACCGTTTCCGCGGGCGAGTCCTTCGGCACCAGGGGCGAGCGCTACTGCATTACCAGGCGGCCTGCATCTCAGGAGTGCCGGCATTGCGCGAGACGCTCGCTTCTTACCTTCGCGACAGCAGAGGCGTTCAGTGCGACTGGCGTCAGGTTGTCATCACCTCGGGGTCACAACAGGCACTGTTCATTCTGGCTAAGATACTTCTCAACTCCGGAGACCGCGTCTATCTCGAGGACCCCGGATATGTGGAGGCACGGTTGGCGTGGCACAGCGCCGGTGCACGAATTCACCCCGGCGTCGTCGACGAAGAAGGGCTGACGCTGCCGACGGGACACATGGATGAGTTTTCACTGGCCTATATGACCCCTTCGCGACAGTTCCCGACCGGGATCTCGATGTCTCTCCCACGACGACTGGCCTGGATCGACTTCGCCGCGCGCACCCGAACCTGGATCATTGAGGACGATTATGATTCCGAACTGCGGTATCACGCGCAGCCGCTCCCCAGTCTCCAAAGCCTCGATCGGAATAACCGGGTCATCTACGTGGGAACGTTCAGTAAGCTGCTATTCCCGTCCCTGCGCCTGGGATACGTTGTCGTACCGGAGAAACTGCTGGATGCCTTCGAAGAGATAAAGCACCTGATTGATGATCATCTGCCACTCGTCGATCAGGCGACGCTCGCAGTATTTCTCGAAAGCGGCGCCTTCTTTTCTCACATTCGGCGATGCCGTCGAGTTTATGCAGAGCGTCAATCGATGTTTCTCGACATGTTTCGAAAATCGGATCTCCCATTCGACTTCCGCCATGTCGATGGTGGAATGAACCTGATCGGGCATCTTCCGCCGGGAACAGACGACGCGAAGTGGTCGGAAAAATTACGTGCAGCCGAATTCGATGTCCCACCCATTTCACATTACTCGATCAAGCATGGGGACCCCGGACTGATCTTCGGGTTCACAGCCTTTGACGCCAACACAATCCGTTCGTCATTTGACCGAATGACGAAGGTATTGCGCTCCGTCTCTTAG